A stretch of Patagioenas fasciata isolate bPatFas1 chromosome 4, bPatFas1.hap1, whole genome shotgun sequence DNA encodes these proteins:
- the RBM46 gene encoding probable RNA-binding protein 46 isoform X3 yields MHEENKGAANGCGKIRSGTQNEAALLALMEKTGYSLVQENGQRKFGGPPPGWEGPPPPRGCEVFVGKIPRDMYEDELVPVFERAGKIYEFRLMMEFSGENRGYAFVMYTTKEEAQLAIKFLNNYEIRPGKFIGVCVSLDNCRLFIGAIPKEKKKDEILNEMKKVTEGVVDVIVYPNATDKTKNRGFAFVEYESHRAAAMARRRLIPGTFQLWGHTIQVDWADPEKEVDEETMQRVKVLYVRNLMMSTTEETIKAEFNKFKPGVVERVKKLRDYAFVHFFHREDAVAAMSVMNGKCIDGASIEVTLAKPVNKESTWKQHFNGQISPGSENLLGFPNKEDGHQKSIGKQASLSVRLNGQHSPGPPEIERCTYQFFPGIKLTPISVYSLKSSHFSSAAMHLDYFCNKNNWAPPEYYLYSTTSQDGKILLVYKVFIPSIADSSQSYFMPDKLCTTVEGAKELAAQFTLLHLAPEQAYRTLLSLNATLWDSRANCTPYLA; encoded by the exons ATGCATGAGGAAAATAAAGGTGCAGCAAATGGATGTGGCAAAATCAGAAGTGGCACTCAGAATGAGGCTGCTTTACTGGCCCTGATGGAGAAGACTGGATACAGCTTGGTTCAAGAAAATGGGCAAAGAAAATTTGGTGGTCCTCCACCAG GTTGGGAAGGTCCTCCACCACCTCGTGGATGTGAAGTTTTTGTGGGTAAGATTCCTCGTGATATGTATGAAGATGAATTAGTTCCTGTTTTCGAGAGAGCTGGGAAGATCTATGAGTTCAGACTGATGATGGAATTCAGTGGTGAGAATCGAGGCTATGCTTTTGTGATGTACACTACTAAAGAGGAAGCCCAGCTAGCCATCAAATTTCTGAATAATTATGAAATTCGTCCAGGGAAATTTATTGGTGTCTGCGTAAGTCTGGACAACTGCAGACTCTTTATTGGAGCAAttccaaaagaaaagaagaaagatgaaatactaaatgaaatgaaaaaagttacagaagGAGTGGTGGATGTCATTGTTTATCCAAATGCCACTGACAAAACCAAAAATCGTGGCTTTGCATTTGTAGAATATGAATCTCACAGAGCAGCTGCGATGGCTAGAAGGCGGCTTATCCCAG GAACATTCCAGCTCTGGGGTCATACTATACAAGTAGACTGGGCAGACCCAGAGAAAGAAGTTGATGAAGAGACAATGCAGAGAGTTAAAGTATTATATGTTAGAAATTTAATGATGTCTACTACAGAAGAAACCATTAAAGCTGAATTCAACAAGTTCAAGCCAGGAGTAGTTGAACGTGTAAAGAAGCTGAGAGACTatgcttttgttcattttttccacCGAGAAGATGCAGTTGCTGCTATGTCTGTAATGAATGGAAAGTGCATTGATGGAGCTAGTATTGAAGTAACACTGGCAAAGCCAGTTAACAAAGAAAGTACTTGGAAGCAACACTTCAATGGTCAGATAAGTCCTGGTTCTGAAAATCTCTTAGGGTTTCCTAACAAAGAAGATGGTCATCAAAAATCCATAGGGAAACAAGCAAGTCTTTCAGTTCGTCTTAATGGTCAGCACAGTCCAGGCCCTCCTGAAATAGAAAGATGTACATACCAGTTTTTTCCAGGAATAAAGCTTACTCCAATTAGCGTGTATTCTTTAAAATCCAGTCACTTCAGTTCTGCAGCAATGCATCTGGATTATTTTTGCAATAAAAATAACTGGGCACCACCAGAATACTACTTGTATTCAACAACAAGTCAGGATGGGAAAATACTCCTGGTGTACAAGGTGTTTATTCCTAGTATTGCAGACAGTTCCCAGAGTTACTTCATGCCAGACAAACTTTGTACAACAGTAGAAGGTGCAAAGGAACTGGCAGCACAATTCACACTTCTACATCTAG
- the RBM46 gene encoding probable RNA-binding protein 46 isoform X2, translating to MGPVRMPSSTCKPARVAQAIADMHEENKGAANGCGKIRSGTQNEAALLALMEKTGYSLVQENGQRKFGGPPPGWEGPPPPRGCEVFVGKIPRDMYEDELVPVFERAGKIYEFRLMMEFSGENRGYAFVMYTTKEEAQLAIKFLNNYEIRPGKFIGVCVSLDNCRLFIGAIPKEKKKDEILNEMKKVTEGVVDVIVYPNATDKTKNRGFAFVEYESHRAAAMARRRLIPGTFQLWGHTIQVDWADPEKEVDEETMQRVKVLYVRNLMMSTTEETIKAEFNKFKPGVVERVKKLRDYAFVHFFHREDAVAAMSVMNGKCIDGASIEVTLAKPVNKESTWKQHFNGQISPGSENLLGFPNKEDGHQKSIGKQASLSVRLNGQHSPGPPEIERCTYQFFPGIKLTPISVYSLKSSHFSSAAMHLDYFCNKNNWAPPEYYLYSTTSQDGKILLVYKVFIPSIADSSQSYFMPDKLCTTVEGAKELAAQFTLLHLAPEQAYRTLLSLNATLWDSRANCTPYLA from the exons CTATTGCAGATATGCATGAGGAAAATAAAGGTGCAGCAAATGGATGTGGCAAAATCAGAAGTGGCACTCAGAATGAGGCTGCTTTACTGGCCCTGATGGAGAAGACTGGATACAGCTTGGTTCAAGAAAATGGGCAAAGAAAATTTGGTGGTCCTCCACCAG GTTGGGAAGGTCCTCCACCACCTCGTGGATGTGAAGTTTTTGTGGGTAAGATTCCTCGTGATATGTATGAAGATGAATTAGTTCCTGTTTTCGAGAGAGCTGGGAAGATCTATGAGTTCAGACTGATGATGGAATTCAGTGGTGAGAATCGAGGCTATGCTTTTGTGATGTACACTACTAAAGAGGAAGCCCAGCTAGCCATCAAATTTCTGAATAATTATGAAATTCGTCCAGGGAAATTTATTGGTGTCTGCGTAAGTCTGGACAACTGCAGACTCTTTATTGGAGCAAttccaaaagaaaagaagaaagatgaaatactaaatgaaatgaaaaaagttacagaagGAGTGGTGGATGTCATTGTTTATCCAAATGCCACTGACAAAACCAAAAATCGTGGCTTTGCATTTGTAGAATATGAATCTCACAGAGCAGCTGCGATGGCTAGAAGGCGGCTTATCCCAG GAACATTCCAGCTCTGGGGTCATACTATACAAGTAGACTGGGCAGACCCAGAGAAAGAAGTTGATGAAGAGACAATGCAGAGAGTTAAAGTATTATATGTTAGAAATTTAATGATGTCTACTACAGAAGAAACCATTAAAGCTGAATTCAACAAGTTCAAGCCAGGAGTAGTTGAACGTGTAAAGAAGCTGAGAGACTatgcttttgttcattttttccacCGAGAAGATGCAGTTGCTGCTATGTCTGTAATGAATGGAAAGTGCATTGATGGAGCTAGTATTGAAGTAACACTGGCAAAGCCAGTTAACAAAGAAAGTACTTGGAAGCAACACTTCAATGGTCAGATAAGTCCTGGTTCTGAAAATCTCTTAGGGTTTCCTAACAAAGAAGATGGTCATCAAAAATCCATAGGGAAACAAGCAAGTCTTTCAGTTCGTCTTAATGGTCAGCACAGTCCAGGCCCTCCTGAAATAGAAAGATGTACATACCAGTTTTTTCCAGGAATAAAGCTTACTCCAATTAGCGTGTATTCTTTAAAATCCAGTCACTTCAGTTCTGCAGCAATGCATCTGGATTATTTTTGCAATAAAAATAACTGGGCACCACCAGAATACTACTTGTATTCAACAACAAGTCAGGATGGGAAAATACTCCTGGTGTACAAGGTGTTTATTCCTAGTATTGCAGACAGTTCCCAGAGTTACTTCATGCCAGACAAACTTTGTACAACAGTAGAAGGTGCAAAGGAACTGGCAGCACAATTCACACTTCTACATCTAG
- the RBM46 gene encoding probable RNA-binding protein 46 isoform X1: protein MTSQCLPLGVWSAGGSGSAGAIADMHEENKGAANGCGKIRSGTQNEAALLALMEKTGYSLVQENGQRKFGGPPPGWEGPPPPRGCEVFVGKIPRDMYEDELVPVFERAGKIYEFRLMMEFSGENRGYAFVMYTTKEEAQLAIKFLNNYEIRPGKFIGVCVSLDNCRLFIGAIPKEKKKDEILNEMKKVTEGVVDVIVYPNATDKTKNRGFAFVEYESHRAAAMARRRLIPGTFQLWGHTIQVDWADPEKEVDEETMQRVKVLYVRNLMMSTTEETIKAEFNKFKPGVVERVKKLRDYAFVHFFHREDAVAAMSVMNGKCIDGASIEVTLAKPVNKESTWKQHFNGQISPGSENLLGFPNKEDGHQKSIGKQASLSVRLNGQHSPGPPEIERCTYQFFPGIKLTPISVYSLKSSHFSSAAMHLDYFCNKNNWAPPEYYLYSTTSQDGKILLVYKVFIPSIADSSQSYFMPDKLCTTVEGAKELAAQFTLLHLAPEQAYRTLLSLNATLWDSRANCTPYLA, encoded by the exons CTATTGCAGATATGCATGAGGAAAATAAAGGTGCAGCAAATGGATGTGGCAAAATCAGAAGTGGCACTCAGAATGAGGCTGCTTTACTGGCCCTGATGGAGAAGACTGGATACAGCTTGGTTCAAGAAAATGGGCAAAGAAAATTTGGTGGTCCTCCACCAG GTTGGGAAGGTCCTCCACCACCTCGTGGATGTGAAGTTTTTGTGGGTAAGATTCCTCGTGATATGTATGAAGATGAATTAGTTCCTGTTTTCGAGAGAGCTGGGAAGATCTATGAGTTCAGACTGATGATGGAATTCAGTGGTGAGAATCGAGGCTATGCTTTTGTGATGTACACTACTAAAGAGGAAGCCCAGCTAGCCATCAAATTTCTGAATAATTATGAAATTCGTCCAGGGAAATTTATTGGTGTCTGCGTAAGTCTGGACAACTGCAGACTCTTTATTGGAGCAAttccaaaagaaaagaagaaagatgaaatactaaatgaaatgaaaaaagttacagaagGAGTGGTGGATGTCATTGTTTATCCAAATGCCACTGACAAAACCAAAAATCGTGGCTTTGCATTTGTAGAATATGAATCTCACAGAGCAGCTGCGATGGCTAGAAGGCGGCTTATCCCAG GAACATTCCAGCTCTGGGGTCATACTATACAAGTAGACTGGGCAGACCCAGAGAAAGAAGTTGATGAAGAGACAATGCAGAGAGTTAAAGTATTATATGTTAGAAATTTAATGATGTCTACTACAGAAGAAACCATTAAAGCTGAATTCAACAAGTTCAAGCCAGGAGTAGTTGAACGTGTAAAGAAGCTGAGAGACTatgcttttgttcattttttccacCGAGAAGATGCAGTTGCTGCTATGTCTGTAATGAATGGAAAGTGCATTGATGGAGCTAGTATTGAAGTAACACTGGCAAAGCCAGTTAACAAAGAAAGTACTTGGAAGCAACACTTCAATGGTCAGATAAGTCCTGGTTCTGAAAATCTCTTAGGGTTTCCTAACAAAGAAGATGGTCATCAAAAATCCATAGGGAAACAAGCAAGTCTTTCAGTTCGTCTTAATGGTCAGCACAGTCCAGGCCCTCCTGAAATAGAAAGATGTACATACCAGTTTTTTCCAGGAATAAAGCTTACTCCAATTAGCGTGTATTCTTTAAAATCCAGTCACTTCAGTTCTGCAGCAATGCATCTGGATTATTTTTGCAATAAAAATAACTGGGCACCACCAGAATACTACTTGTATTCAACAACAAGTCAGGATGGGAAAATACTCCTGGTGTACAAGGTGTTTATTCCTAGTATTGCAGACAGTTCCCAGAGTTACTTCATGCCAGACAAACTTTGTACAACAGTAGAAGGTGCAAAGGAACTGGCAGCACAATTCACACTTCTACATCTAG